The following are from one region of the Denitrobacterium detoxificans genome:
- a CDS encoding potassium channel family protein — translation MFKYGLIRAVMQHSGLNRAVVGFAVIFLLCSVLVWLFEPAIPTLGDSMWYCFEIVSTIGFGDITVSSPLARVVSVLLSVTSVFVVAVLTGAVVSYSQELMHARKGESVAVFIDRLEHLPDLSKAELQELSDQIKRLRKRNGNER, via the coding sequence ATGTTCAAATATGGCCTCATACGTGCGGTAATGCAGCATTCCGGATTGAACCGGGCTGTTGTCGGCTTCGCCGTGATTTTTCTGCTTTGCTCGGTGCTAGTGTGGCTGTTCGAGCCCGCCATTCCCACGCTGGGCGATTCCATGTGGTACTGCTTCGAAATCGTGAGCACCATTGGCTTTGGGGACATAACCGTTTCCTCTCCCTTGGCGCGTGTCGTGTCGGTGCTCCTGAGCGTTACGAGCGTTTTCGTTGTCGCTGTGCTCACGGGTGCGGTGGTCAGCTATAGCCAAGAGCTTATGCATGCTCGCAAGGGGGAGAGCGTGGCGGTGTTCATCGATCGCCTCGAGCATCTTCCCGATTTGTCCAAGGCCGAGTTGCAGGAGCTTTCCGACCAGATCAAGCGCTTGCGTAAGCGGAATGGCAATGAACGATAG
- a CDS encoding chloride channel protein produces the protein MAMNDSRPLVGEYGASPEGAPRIAGICALIAVSLVMGLVVGVLVSLLLRVMNIGVTFMWDTLPRAVGAWWLPLLVCPAGGALIGYVSKRTHAAPQELSEVFARVKSEGGYTLERPFATVALFLLPLMFGGSIGPEAGLTGIIAALVTWIGDSLRRAGLGAKSLADVTVSATLTAVFGAPFAGIVAAREAMSGEPNPRLFTFRRVVKVVLYVAAAGGAFLGLWLASLMLGQMGGLPRFDSFAFDVAQLPWALLFVVVGYALGVESHLATRLAHRVGAHAEERPVLFAALCGLVLGALYLVLPLTLFSGEEQCREIAQTWVGLPACVLAATAVLKCAATPLCIGAGWRGGTIFPNIFTGVVAGFALAALTGVDPLFAVTATASAFIGATTRKPLLAVCLLLLCFPLQSLPLVVVAALLGAKIPLPLRAE, from the coding sequence ATGGCAATGAACGATAGCCGTCCTTTGGTGGGGGAGTACGGCGCGTCGCCGGAAGGTGCCCCACGTATAGCGGGTATATGCGCCCTGATTGCGGTATCGCTGGTCATGGGGCTGGTGGTGGGCGTGCTGGTCTCTTTGCTGCTGCGCGTCATGAACATCGGCGTCACCTTCATGTGGGATACCCTCCCTCGTGCGGTGGGCGCGTGGTGGTTGCCCCTGCTCGTGTGTCCCGCAGGGGGTGCGCTCATAGGCTACGTTTCGAAGCGCACGCATGCCGCCCCGCAAGAGCTGAGCGAGGTTTTCGCCCGGGTCAAAAGCGAGGGCGGATATACCTTGGAGCGCCCATTCGCCACGGTCGCGCTGTTTCTCCTGCCCCTGATGTTCGGTGGCTCCATCGGCCCCGAGGCGGGGCTTACGGGCATTATTGCCGCGCTCGTCACATGGATTGGCGATTCTCTGCGCCGCGCGGGCCTGGGGGCGAAATCCCTGGCGGACGTCACGGTCTCGGCTACGCTTACCGCGGTGTTCGGCGCCCCCTTTGCGGGCATTGTCGCTGCGCGCGAGGCTATGTCGGGCGAGCCGAATCCGCGGTTGTTCACGTTTCGGCGTGTCGTGAAGGTAGTTTTGTACGTTGCCGCAGCAGGGGGCGCTTTCCTGGGTCTGTGGCTTGCATCCCTCATGTTGGGCCAGATGGGTGGCCTGCCCCGATTCGATTCCTTCGCGTTTGACGTTGCCCAGTTGCCCTGGGCGCTGCTGTTTGTGGTGGTGGGGTACGCGCTGGGCGTGGAATCGCATCTGGCAACGCGGCTCGCCCATCGTGTAGGCGCGCATGCCGAAGAGCGGCCGGTGCTGTTCGCCGCGCTCTGCGGCCTGGTCTTGGGCGCGCTCTACCTGGTCTTGCCGCTGACGCTCTTTTCGGGTGAAGAGCAGTGTCGTGAAATTGCGCAAACGTGGGTGGGCCTACCCGCATGCGTGCTTGCCGCAACGGCCGTTCTGAAGTGCGCGGCAACGCCGCTATGCATTGGCGCGGGCTGGCGAGGCGGCACCATCTTCCCGAACATCTTCACGGGCGTCGTGGCGGGCTTTGCCCTGGCGGCGCTTACGGGGGTAGACCCCCTGTTTGCGGTTACCGCCACGGCTTCGGCATTCATCGGAGCAACTACGCGCAAGCCCCTGCTCGCGGTCTGCCTGCTGCTTCTCTGCTTTCCGTTGCAAAGTCTGCCCCTGGTTGTGGTGGCGGCGCTTCTGGGGGCGAAGATTCCCTTGCCCCTGCGCGCGGAATAG
- a CDS encoding response regulator transcription factor → MFEFKPTGMMDAMDTQANIYIVEDDATLAEGLSNLLRLQGYNPTSCSNFANAANEALEQAPDLVVLDLKLPGTSGHAICRAIRERSSVPIVVLTSSDVEFDEVMALQLGANDYVTKPYRPAVLLARIDAILRRSNAKSNLIEHAGVTLDLTSGTVATQERSVELTRNEQRILTMLMENPGAIVTRHELLCELWESDAFVDDNTLTVNVNRVRRKLASIGVPESFLETKRGQGYAIQ, encoded by the coding sequence ATGTTCGAATTCAAGCCAACGGGTATGATGGATGCCATGGACACGCAGGCCAACATATACATCGTCGAAGACGACGCAACGCTAGCCGAGGGGCTTTCCAACCTGCTTCGCTTGCAGGGGTACAACCCCACATCGTGCTCGAATTTCGCGAACGCGGCAAACGAGGCGCTGGAGCAGGCACCCGACTTGGTCGTGCTCGACCTGAAGCTACCTGGCACCAGCGGGCATGCCATCTGCCGCGCCATCCGCGAGCGCAGCAGCGTGCCCATCGTGGTGCTCACCTCGTCAGACGTGGAGTTCGACGAGGTCATGGCCCTGCAGCTGGGCGCCAACGACTACGTTACCAAGCCCTACCGCCCCGCCGTGCTGCTCGCACGCATCGATGCCATCCTGCGCAGGTCGAACGCGAAATCGAACCTCATAGAGCACGCGGGCGTCACGCTCGACCTCACGTCGGGCACCGTGGCAACCCAGGAACGCAGCGTAGAACTCACGCGCAACGAGCAGCGCATCCTGACCATGCTCATGGAAAACCCGGGCGCCATCGTCACGCGTCACGAACTGCTCTGCGAGCTCTGGGAATCCGACGCATTCGTAGACGACAACACGCTCACGGTGAACGTGAACCGCGTGCGCCGCAAGCTTGCCTCCATAGGCGTGCCGGAATCATTCCTGGAAACAAAGCGAGGCCAGGGCTATGCCATCCAGTGA
- a CDS encoding sel1 repeat family protein — MRKIRIGDAVSTPGGRHGVVRGFPDKRTAKVLLYNENGRPDAPKLFAIDEITYIKPLSVTTKSLRAYYRFEIPLEDIAPGSNPLAGYKVSEPCYVTLDDAMRALFNMRDCALDAASFARWVDPYAKKSQLRDAIVFISEREHERALERKGELPPHSEADMLYLLRTCYNDIVYAVTTGEIAGNDTSFLDYDRILSDCHNFRSGKGDRVKPYLWSRAARTAYVMGLTDAQLANMDKLHHEEYRRILEELCMEGHAGAMERKAYSCYGGSPAYECDWVTARDLLLELMDRKDISDEKKRFFANTLGYLFYYGRCNDGAPQYDLAFRYYCIGFFGMVRESAYKLADMYMNGKGVPENHLAAYNLLTWAFSRNMEDFTSGNPDNNFADAALRMSNAYRDGLHVAQDRFHAYELITQAACALRERARNGSHYGDAIVAANIDYELAELRMEFPDAAPTKFLKSHHPDHLLQTFENGYVVNVVIERTKKGIALTAKRIPKADEERAHFVLVTHPCHGYCKLHATIEEEGRDIRFLQLREGSHFHADALRPCGKKNGAPCYEFLHEGRVIARIACKSYRFRVDWKGAWNARRHTFARVEFTRGGKTYDYLCDGLPATKGCLVVVEVNGVEKIARVVDLISCTNNEMMLDAASYRHVERLAIGGH; from the coding sequence ATGAGGAAGATCCGCATTGGAGACGCGGTGTCTACGCCTGGCGGGCGTCATGGCGTCGTGCGCGGTTTTCCCGACAAGCGAACCGCAAAAGTCCTGCTCTACAACGAAAACGGCAGACCCGACGCCCCGAAGCTCTTCGCAATCGACGAGATTACATACATAAAGCCGCTCAGCGTGACGACAAAGAGCCTCCGTGCGTACTACCGCTTCGAAATACCCCTTGAGGACATCGCTCCCGGCAGCAATCCGCTTGCTGGATACAAGGTTAGCGAGCCCTGCTACGTAACCCTCGATGATGCCATGCGCGCGCTCTTCAACATGCGCGACTGCGCGCTCGACGCCGCCAGCTTCGCTCGATGGGTCGACCCTTACGCCAAGAAAAGCCAGCTACGCGACGCCATCGTCTTCATTTCGGAACGCGAGCACGAACGCGCGTTGGAGCGCAAGGGCGAACTGCCGCCCCATTCCGAGGCGGACATGCTCTACCTGCTACGTACGTGCTACAACGACATCGTCTACGCGGTGACCACGGGGGAAATTGCTGGCAACGACACCTCGTTCCTGGACTACGACCGCATCCTTTCCGACTGCCACAACTTTCGCAGCGGAAAGGGCGACCGCGTAAAGCCCTACCTGTGGTCGCGCGCCGCGCGCACCGCATACGTCATGGGCCTCACCGATGCGCAGCTGGCCAACATGGACAAGCTGCATCACGAAGAATACCGCCGCATCCTGGAAGAGCTCTGCATGGAGGGCCATGCCGGCGCCATGGAGCGCAAGGCATATTCGTGCTACGGAGGCAGCCCCGCATACGAATGCGACTGGGTTACGGCGCGCGACCTGCTTCTCGAGCTCATGGACCGCAAGGACATCTCCGACGAGAAGAAGCGCTTCTTCGCCAATACGCTGGGCTACCTGTTCTACTATGGCCGCTGCAACGACGGCGCACCTCAATACGACCTGGCATTTCGCTACTATTGCATCGGCTTCTTCGGCATGGTGCGCGAATCGGCATACAAGCTAGCCGACATGTATATGAACGGCAAGGGCGTTCCCGAAAACCACCTGGCCGCATACAACCTGCTTACCTGGGCGTTCTCGCGCAATATGGAAGACTTCACGTCGGGCAACCCCGACAACAACTTCGCTGACGCGGCCCTGCGCATGAGCAACGCCTACCGCGACGGCTTGCACGTGGCGCAAGACCGCTTCCACGCCTACGAGCTCATCACCCAGGCGGCATGCGCATTGCGCGAGCGCGCACGCAACGGGTCGCACTACGGCGACGCCATCGTAGCGGCGAACATCGACTACGAGCTCGCCGAACTGCGCATGGAATTCCCCGATGCGGCACCCACGAAATTCCTGAAGAGCCACCATCCCGACCACCTCCTGCAGACATTCGAAAACGGCTACGTGGTGAACGTGGTCATCGAACGCACCAAGAAGGGAATCGCGCTCACCGCGAAGCGCATACCGAAAGCCGACGAGGAACGAGCGCACTTCGTGCTGGTCACGCACCCCTGCCATGGGTACTGCAAGCTGCACGCCACCATCGAGGAGGAGGGCCGCGACATACGGTTCCTGCAGCTTCGGGAGGGCAGCCACTTCCATGCCGACGCGCTACGCCCCTGCGGCAAGAAGAACGGTGCGCCATGCTACGAGTTCCTGCACGAGGGGCGCGTTATCGCCCGCATTGCCTGCAAGAGCTATCGCTTCCGCGTGGACTGGAAAGGCGCCTGGAACGCGCGGCGCCACACCTTCGCACGCGTGGAATTCACGCGTGGCGGCAAGACATACGATTACCTCTGCGATGGCCTGCCCGCCACCAAAGGCTGCCTCGTGGTAGTGGAAGTAAACGGGGTCGAAAAGATCGCGCGCGTCGTGGACCTCATCAGCTGCACGAACAACGAGATGATGCTCGACGCGGCAAGCTATCGGCACGTAGAGCGCCTGGCCATCGGCGGGCACTAG
- a CDS encoding C39 family peptidase has protein sequence MPDFSSHSLSRRRFVSLCAGAAVAGSAALALPGCVAKSGSSSNGSRASKSANLSRYISLTVWRGANKLDQGTFSGLTLDAAGHAVLDSTAVLDVRTLSDDYAKKPVDIDFEVGTWISPELELSFGATELMASWGATIPAGCWLEIEVRGRRKDGTLSDWLALARWSGAAEGEDGALSSYSVQQSSEAGSTSACVFEAAEERRLYNVQMRATLMRPLGEDAAPSLNMASLVATLFDEDAELSEYAGEGGIDPIDVPQYSQVRASATAAAEGPEFSAPAACAMLLDWWNAGPSEDELSALGFASDQRVAWAAAHMVDAQMQSYDTSVFATSLCASRGLVAYATRLSGLAQLEQVLELGVPVAVQLNVTSGNVPDAGYEAAAHAMVVCGIDDEGNVIVNDPAGVAPALSTVAAQQAASAADQGIASSEEPVAEGGAESPESASASSDEAAEEPATASSQAGDVHRTYPRADFESAWLNDSAGVAWIVHSAGIAVNVG, from the coding sequence GTGCCCGATTTCTCTTCGCATAGTCTTTCGCGTCGCAGGTTCGTTTCCCTGTGTGCCGGTGCGGCGGTTGCCGGGTCGGCTGCGCTTGCCCTGCCGGGGTGCGTGGCGAAGTCAGGGTCGAGCAGCAATGGCTCGCGCGCGTCCAAGAGCGCGAATCTTTCGCGCTACATCAGTCTTACGGTGTGGCGCGGCGCGAACAAGCTCGATCAGGGTACGTTCAGCGGTCTTACGCTCGATGCTGCGGGGCATGCTGTGCTCGATTCCACGGCGGTGCTCGACGTGCGTACGCTTTCCGACGACTACGCGAAGAAGCCCGTCGACATCGACTTCGAAGTGGGTACGTGGATTTCCCCCGAATTGGAGCTTTCCTTCGGTGCGACCGAGCTCATGGCGTCGTGGGGCGCTACCATCCCCGCAGGTTGTTGGCTCGAAATCGAGGTGCGCGGGCGCCGCAAGGATGGCACGCTCAGCGATTGGCTTGCGCTTGCTCGTTGGAGCGGCGCGGCCGAAGGCGAGGATGGCGCGCTGAGCAGCTATTCGGTTCAGCAGTCTTCCGAGGCCGGAAGCACGTCCGCCTGCGTGTTCGAGGCGGCGGAAGAGCGCCGGCTCTATAACGTGCAGATGCGCGCGACGCTTATGCGCCCTCTGGGCGAAGACGCCGCGCCCTCCCTGAATATGGCCAGCCTGGTGGCTACCTTGTTCGATGAGGATGCCGAGCTGTCCGAGTATGCGGGCGAAGGCGGCATCGACCCCATCGACGTACCCCAGTACTCCCAGGTGCGCGCCAGCGCGACTGCGGCGGCGGAGGGCCCCGAGTTTAGTGCCCCTGCTGCGTGCGCCATGCTTCTGGACTGGTGGAATGCCGGCCCGTCCGAGGACGAGCTTTCTGCCTTGGGGTTTGCGTCCGATCAGCGGGTTGCATGGGCCGCCGCGCATATGGTCGACGCTCAAATGCAGTCGTACGACACTTCCGTATTCGCTACGTCGCTGTGCGCTTCGCGGGGCTTGGTGGCCTACGCTACCCGCCTTTCGGGTTTGGCTCAGCTGGAGCAGGTGCTCGAGTTGGGCGTGCCCGTTGCCGTTCAGCTGAACGTCACGTCGGGCAACGTACCCGACGCCGGCTACGAAGCGGCGGCGCACGCCATGGTTGTGTGCGGCATCGACGATGAGGGCAACGTTATCGTGAACGATCCGGCCGGAGTTGCCCCTGCGCTTTCAACCGTTGCTGCCCAGCAGGCGGCTTCCGCTGCCGACCAGGGCATTGCCTCTAGCGAAGAGCCAGTTGCCGAAGGCGGTGCCGAGTCGCCTGAATCCGCATCTGCCTCTTCGGACGAAGCTGCCGAGGAGCCCGCGACCGCTTCGAGCCAGGCGGGAGATGTGCATCGCACGTATCCGCGCGCCGACTTCGAAAGCGCGTGGCTCAACGATTCCGCGGGCGTGGCGTGGATCGTCCATTCCGCAGGCATCGCCGTGAACGTTGGGTAG
- a CDS encoding ABC transporter ATP-binding protein — protein sequence MAETIAQARIGSTGQQDRPALSVQNLEKSFGGKDIITRALAGISFEVENGEFVGIMGPSGSGKSTLLNCISTIDRPSAGEVTVNGVQLSRLRGGALARFRREDLGFVFQDSNLVDTLTARENIELALTIQRKSPRLIRTEVEDIAERLEITSVLDKMPHQMSGGQRQRVAAARAFVGNPTLVLADEPTGALDSRSSTHMMELLDTMNRVTKTTIIMVTHDPFAASWTHRILFIRDGKLFNEIRRGDLSRKEYFSQIMDVMGFLGGEA from the coding sequence ATGGCAGAAACCATCGCGCAAGCACGCATCGGAAGCACCGGGCAGCAAGACCGCCCCGCGCTTTCGGTTCAGAATCTGGAAAAGAGCTTCGGCGGCAAGGACATCATCACGCGCGCCCTGGCGGGCATTTCGTTCGAGGTAGAGAACGGCGAGTTCGTGGGCATCATGGGCCCCTCGGGCTCGGGCAAGAGTACGCTGCTGAACTGCATTTCCACCATTGATAGGCCCTCGGCGGGCGAAGTCACGGTGAATGGCGTACAGCTGTCCCGCCTGCGCGGAGGCGCCCTCGCTCGCTTCCGCCGCGAAGACCTGGGCTTCGTCTTCCAGGATTCGAACCTGGTCGACACGCTCACCGCACGCGAGAACATCGAGCTGGCGCTTACCATTCAGCGCAAATCGCCGCGCCTCATCCGCACTGAAGTCGAAGACATCGCCGAACGCCTGGAAATCACCAGCGTGCTCGACAAGATGCCCCATCAGATGTCGGGTGGCCAGCGTCAGCGTGTCGCCGCTGCGCGCGCCTTCGTGGGCAACCCCACCCTCGTGCTGGCCGACGAGCCCACCGGCGCACTCGATTCGCGCAGCTCAACGCATATGATGGAACTGCTCGATACCATGAATCGCGTCACGAAGACCACCATCATCATGGTCACCCACGACCCCTTCGCGGCAAGCTGGACGCACCGCATCCTGTTCATTCGCGACGGCAAGCTCTTCAACGAGATTCGCCGCGGCGACCTTTCCCGCAAGGAATACTTCAGCCAGATCATGGACGTCATGGGCTTCCTGGGTGGGGAGGCGTAG
- a CDS encoding ATP-binding protein, whose amino-acid sequence MKKAPKRIANTIINALKGGVVPRVGLPYIAVGRDAEIDALLHDVEIIQDGGATFRFVVGKYGSGKSFLLQTIRSYAMDRNFVVIDADLSPERRLHGGQGQGLATYKELIRNMSTKTRPEGGALTLILDRWISGVQSAVAAESSHAVGSPAFADAVEARIHETVGALSEMVHGFDFAQLLVMYYRSYVEDNDETKARVVKWFRGEYANKTEARRELGVGICITDDDWYEYVKLFACFLKQAGYAGMLVLIDELVNIYKIPNAISRQYNYEKILTMYNDTLQGKARYLGIIMGGTPQAVEDRRRGVYSYEALRSRLAEGRFAGAQYKDMLAPVIQLVPLSYEELLVLAGRLQDIHAGLFGYEPTLSDEDLALFIKTEFERVGAHTHITPREVIRDFIELLDILHQNPGMTLQGLMESDAFAAPTTVAPAFPAAGVAAGERTASDFAEFSL is encoded by the coding sequence ATGAAGAAGGCGCCCAAGCGCATTGCCAACACCATTATCAACGCGCTGAAGGGCGGCGTCGTGCCGCGCGTGGGCTTGCCGTACATTGCCGTGGGCCGCGATGCCGAAATCGATGCCCTCCTGCACGATGTCGAAATCATCCAAGATGGCGGCGCTACGTTCCGCTTCGTTGTGGGCAAGTACGGTAGCGGCAAGAGCTTCCTACTGCAGACCATTCGCTCTTACGCCATGGATCGCAATTTCGTGGTCATCGATGCCGACCTTTCCCCGGAACGCCGCTTGCATGGCGGCCAGGGGCAGGGGCTTGCCACGTACAAGGAACTCATACGCAACATGTCCACGAAGACGCGCCCCGAAGGTGGTGCGCTCACGCTTATTCTCGACCGTTGGATTTCGGGCGTGCAAAGTGCCGTGGCTGCGGAATCGTCGCATGCCGTGGGCTCGCCCGCATTTGCCGATGCGGTTGAAGCGCGCATTCACGAAACGGTGGGCGCTCTTTCCGAAATGGTTCACGGGTTCGATTTCGCGCAATTGCTCGTTATGTACTATCGCTCGTACGTGGAAGATAACGACGAAACGAAGGCTCGCGTGGTGAAGTGGTTCCGCGGCGAATACGCCAACAAGACGGAAGCGCGTCGCGAACTGGGCGTGGGCATTTGCATTACCGACGACGATTGGTACGAGTACGTGAAGCTCTTCGCCTGCTTCCTGAAGCAGGCGGGGTATGCAGGCATGCTCGTGCTCATCGACGAGTTGGTGAACATTTACAAGATTCCCAACGCCATCTCGCGTCAGTACAACTACGAGAAGATTCTCACCATGTATAACGACACGCTGCAGGGTAAGGCTCGCTACCTGGGCATTATCATGGGTGGCACGCCCCAGGCGGTGGAAGATCGCCGGCGTGGCGTATATAGTTACGAAGCCTTGCGAAGCCGTTTGGCGGAAGGCCGCTTTGCCGGCGCTCAATACAAGGACATGCTTGCTCCCGTCATCCAGCTCGTGCCGCTTTCGTACGAGGAACTGCTTGTGCTGGCGGGGCGCCTGCAGGACATTCATGCGGGCCTGTTTGGCTATGAGCCCACCCTTTCCGACGAAGACTTGGCCTTGTTCATAAAGACGGAATTCGAGCGCGTGGGCGCCCATACGCACATCACCCCGCGCGAGGTCATTCGCGATTTCATCGAGCTGCTCGACATCTTGCACCAGAATCCGGGCATGACGTTGCAGGGGCTCATGGAATCCGATGCATTTGCCGCCCCCACGACGGTTGCGCCTGCGTTTCCTGCTGCTGGGGTGGCCGCTGGCGAACGCACGGCGTCCGATTTCGCGGAGTTTAGCTTGTAG
- a CDS encoding sensor histidine kinase, with protein MPSSDARYTPAAYLADRAPIIALLALALCILTLALSAFGISVQGITLCIAILALCDAGALALGYLRQARYFRTLEQAAERIERASELAGLLPLPHSLEAQTAHSAIELCTLAATREISDERKATSDYRTYVDLWIHEVKTPIAAAKLLVAGMHGPEADKLRLEMENIEHQVEQALYYARCSDLTNDYHITSIPLAGTVREACKRHANLLIASEVQPKLDIPEELEVLADEQWLLFMLGQLITNAAKYGASSVTFSARQHNENTSAGHVDLTVADDGWGIPAADVPRMFNRAFTGQNGHRAGSSTGMGLYLCAVMCDRMGMKLTVGSEEGVGTRVTIGFPQNRANEQLCDKNERDL; from the coding sequence ATGCCATCCAGTGACGCGCGCTATACGCCCGCTGCGTACCTCGCCGATCGCGCGCCCATCATCGCCCTCCTCGCGCTCGCGCTGTGCATTCTCACACTAGCGCTTTCGGCATTTGGCATATCGGTGCAGGGAATCACACTTTGCATCGCCATTCTGGCCCTCTGCGACGCAGGAGCCCTTGCGCTTGGCTACCTGCGACAAGCGCGCTACTTCCGCACGCTCGAGCAAGCCGCGGAACGCATCGAGCGCGCAAGCGAGCTAGCGGGGCTGCTGCCCCTTCCTCACTCCCTCGAAGCGCAAACGGCGCATAGCGCAATCGAACTATGCACCCTTGCCGCAACGCGCGAGATCAGCGACGAGCGGAAGGCAACGAGCGACTACCGCACCTACGTCGACCTATGGATTCACGAGGTGAAAACGCCCATCGCCGCCGCGAAGCTCCTTGTCGCGGGCATGCACGGCCCCGAAGCCGACAAGCTGCGCCTGGAAATGGAGAACATCGAGCATCAGGTGGAGCAGGCGCTCTACTACGCACGCTGCTCGGACCTCACGAACGACTACCACATCACCAGCATCCCCCTGGCCGGCACCGTGCGCGAGGCATGCAAACGGCACGCGAACCTGCTCATCGCAAGCGAAGTGCAGCCCAAGCTCGACATTCCCGAGGAGCTCGAGGTCCTCGCCGACGAGCAATGGCTCCTGTTCATGTTGGGCCAGCTCATCACGAACGCCGCGAAGTACGGAGCGAGCTCGGTCACGTTTTCCGCGCGCCAGCACAACGAGAACACGAGCGCGGGCCACGTTGACCTTACCGTAGCCGACGACGGATGGGGCATCCCCGCCGCAGACGTGCCGCGCATGTTCAACCGTGCGTTCACCGGGCAAAACGGTCACCGCGCCGGCAGCTCCACGGGCATGGGGCTCTACCTCTGCGCCGTCATGTGCGACCGTATGGGCATGAAGCTCACCGTCGGCTCCGAAGAGGGCGTCGGCACGCGCGTGACCATCGGCTTTCCGCAAAATCGCGCAAACGAACAGCTATGTGACAAAAACGAAAGAGACCTGTAA
- a CDS encoding TerB N-terminal domain-containing protein codes for MERGFNPSQHDRIRALRDELSARLGERSAFSDTVYSDQPILMTANQLSQFVPSEVRRVREMAKDPDFRRLTVTERFVREAEVLAACSDEFAGKAEFSHYYPTYDDMNNDQLRTYLTWRARVRAGDVQPTSLSYAFVYLYELINQVGVDDARAGFDQLVAFGDAYRALDFAIGRYVDEWADAYVVYYDLPSSLLRKLPMRLEDEARLTVMQWEGASDDELYAALTRFSAYRVSASAFVTEHGDDYRKVAVSVFRVVARHHTKLSRTLPDRLFGNRKPVIYQPFNRAIFSDPLKRGDYRYRIGPIDHVYCRAGAWTRVRYPAPRKAKTWIGDFLKTVDAIMRQEYGDTRELAAPVSTKYIVEAIRDEARELLRARREAQERAVHIDLGRLDAIRAAADVTRDRLIVEEEELDALDVRVAGTGAAAEAQAHGTAAEVEAQSAEPAQERALERALESDDGAQGAPCGLSSDEQSFLRVLLEGGSVRDFQRTHGVMASLLAESVNEKLFDEFGDIVVDAAAEPPELIEDYVDDVRELLG; via the coding sequence ATGGAACGGGGTTTCAATCCCTCGCAGCACGATCGCATCCGCGCTTTGCGCGATGAGCTTTCCGCTCGGCTGGGGGAGCGTTCCGCGTTTAGCGATACCGTCTATTCCGACCAGCCCATACTCATGACTGCGAATCAGCTTTCGCAGTTTGTTCCTAGCGAAGTGCGTCGGGTGCGCGAAATGGCGAAGGATCCCGATTTTCGAAGGCTCACGGTCACGGAGCGCTTTGTGCGCGAGGCGGAAGTGCTCGCTGCGTGTTCCGACGAGTTTGCGGGCAAGGCGGAATTTAGCCACTACTACCCAACGTACGACGATATGAACAACGACCAGCTGCGCACGTATCTCACGTGGCGCGCGCGGGTTCGTGCGGGAGACGTACAGCCAACGTCGTTGTCGTATGCGTTCGTGTATCTCTACGAGCTCATTAACCAAGTGGGCGTGGATGATGCGCGCGCCGGCTTCGACCAGCTTGTCGCATTTGGCGATGCGTATCGTGCGCTCGACTTCGCCATTGGGCGCTATGTGGACGAATGGGCTGACGCATACGTTGTCTACTACGATTTGCCATCGAGTCTGCTGCGCAAGCTTCCGATGCGCTTGGAAGACGAGGCGCGGCTTACGGTGATGCAGTGGGAGGGCGCTTCCGATGACGAATTGTATGCGGCCCTTACGCGCTTCTCGGCGTATCGCGTGTCCGCGTCGGCGTTTGTTACCGAGCATGGGGACGATTATCGCAAGGTTGCGGTTTCGGTGTTTCGGGTGGTGGCTCGGCATCATACGAAGCTTTCGCGTACCTTGCCCGACCGCTTGTTCGGGAATCGCAAGCCCGTTATATACCAGCCGTTCAATCGCGCCATTTTCTCCGACCCTTTGAAGCGTGGGGACTATCGTTATCGCATTGGGCCCATCGACCATGTGTATTGCCGCGCGGGCGCGTGGACGCGCGTGCGCTATCCCGCTCCGCGCAAAGCGAAGACGTGGATAGGCGATTTCCTGAAAACGGTGGATGCCATCATGCGCCAGGAGTATGGCGATACGCGCGAGCTGGCGGCTCCCGTGAGCACGAAGTACATCGTCGAGGCGATCCGCGACGAAGCGCGCGAACTGCTTCGCGCTCGTCGCGAGGCGCAGGAGCGCGCGGTTCACATTGATCTGGGCAGGCTGGACGCCATCCGTGCGGCGGCGGACGTCACGCGGGATCGTCTGATCGTGGAAGAAGAGGAGCTGGACGCGCTTGACGTGCGTGTTGCGGGTACCGGCGCGGCGGCGGAGGCACAAGCGCATGGTACTGCAGCCGAGGTTGAGGCCCAGTCCGCAGAACCCGCGCAAGAGCGTGCGCTCGAGCGGGCCCTCGAGTCCGACGATGGGGCTCAAGGCGCACCATGTGGCCTTTCTTCCGACGAGCAATCCTTTTTGCGCGTGCTCTTGGAAGGTGGGTCGGTGCGCGACTTCCAGCGCACGCATGGCGTCATGGCTTCGCTTTTGGCTGAATCGGTGAACGAGAAGCTCTTCGACGAGTTTGGGGACATCGTGGTGGATGCGGCAGCGGAACCGCCCGAACTTATCGAGGACTACGTGGATGACGTGCGGGAGCTGCTGGGCTAG